The genomic window CCTTCCAGGCCGCGGATGACGGGACGATCTACACCGTCTCGGTGAGCGACACGTTCGGCAACACCACAGCAAGCACCCCCGCCACGCTCTCGCTGCTCCATGACCTCACCGCCTGGCTCACGGCCAACCCCGACGTGGCCGCGGCCATCAAGTGGCAGTTCAAGAGCGCGGATCCGGCCAACTACTACCTCGCCCCCGACGACACCTCCAAGATCGCCTGGGCCGCCTGGAGCCCCGGCCAGAAGGCGGATCTCGAGCAGGCCTACCTGGACGCCGCCGCCTGGTACTCCCAGGGCATGCCGGCCGTGACGATGGTCCCGGGGGGGCCCGGCCTCACGGACCAGCCCGTGAACCTCCACCCCTCCGTGGCCAACGACCTCAGCACCACCTTCGAGCAGGTCTCGCCCGCCTACATGTGGAAGCTCTACACGGCCCACGTGGCCTTCTCCCTCCTGCTGGAGACCTCCCGTCAGGTCCCCTGGAGCGTCAAGGACTACCCCGCGCCCAACCTGGCCTGGATCTTCGACAGCGCCACCATGGCCTGGCTCACGCCGCCCAACACGAACGTCTACTGGATGGGCACCTACGAGAGCGCCTGGGTGCCCTCCCTCCGGGCCAACAACCGCCCCCGCACCTCCTTCGCGGATCCCAGGTGGACCTTCCGCTGGCTCCGCGAGGCCGGGATCCTGGGCTCCACGCGGCTCGCCACCATCGGCGGCACCCTGGACTGGATGCGCCAGAACATGACCCACTTCTTCGGCGGGGACACGTTCGGCAACGACGCCGCCGTATGGCAGTACCGCGGCTGGTCGCCCATCTCCGCCATCGTCTACGGCACCACCGACCTCAACAACCCGGGCTACGGGCTGCGCCACTGGACGGCGGGGTGCCACGGCAGCACGGGCTTCGTGCATTCGGCCCTGCGGGTGGTGAACATCCCCGTCCAGCCCGTCTGGGTCACCGGCCACGAGCTGATGTACTTCATGAGCGAGGACCTCTACATGGACCACGGGGACGATCCCTACAACCAGGTGGTGAAGGCCTCGGGCGCGCCCAGCCTCGGCCTGCTGATCGACTCGGCCACCTGGCGGCAGCGCTTCGGCTCAGACGAGACCGTGAACATCCTGGATCCCAATGATCCGGCCAAGATCTGGATCGGCTACGCGGCCTCCCAGTTCTAGGGATAGAATCTAGGGGTTTCGCTTGCCTGGGGGTTTGAATGAAATATCCGGTTTCCTGGATCCTGGGGCTCTCCCTGGCCGCCGCGGTCGGCGCCCGTGCGGAGGAGCCTCCCAAACCCATCCAGGACAACTCGTTCCTGGTGGAGGAGGCCTACAACCAGGAAGCCGGCGTGGTCCAGCACATCAGCACCTTCAGCCGGAACCGGGTGACGAAGGACTGGCTCTACACCTTCACCCAGGAGTGGCCGGTCCCGGAGATCACCCACCAGCTGAGCTACACCCTGCCGTACCAGCGGATCCAGGACTCCCCCGACGGGCGCAGCGCCCTGGGGGACGTGCTCCTCAACTACCGGTACCAGCTCCTCGGGGACGGGGACGCGCCGGTGGCCGTGGCCCCGCGCTTCTCCCTGGTGCTGCCCACCGGCGACCAGCGGCAGCTGCGCGGCAACGGGGCCATCGGCTACCAGGTCCTCCTGCCCGTGAGCGTGGTGCTCGCCAGGTCCCTGGTCACCCACTGGAACCTGGGCGCCACCTGGACTCCCGGCGCGAAGAACGCCGCGGGTGACAAGGCCGACATCACCACCTGGACCATGGGCCAGAGCTTCATCTGGCTCGCCCACCCCAACGCCAACGCCATGCTGGAATTCGCGTTCTCCAGCGGGGAGACCGTGGCCGGACCCGGACTCAAGGGCAGGACGGACGCCTTTTTCATCAGTCCCGGCGTGCGCTTCGCCCTCAATTTCAAGAGCGGCCTCCAGATCGTGCCGGGGCTGGCCTTCCCCATCGGCGTGGGGCCCAGCAAGGGGGACAAGTCCGTGTTCTTCTACCTGAGCTTCGAGGCCCCCATGTGGACCCCCCGCAAGTAGGACCCCATTCGTTGCTAGACTCGTGGGATGCCCGAGTATCCCCCCGACCATCCCCTGCTCCGCAACCTCAACGACCCCCAGAAGGAGGCCGTCACCCACGTGGACGGCCCCCTCCTGATCCTGGCCGGGGCCGGTTCGGGGAAGACCACCGTGATCACGCGGCGCATCGCCTGGCTCATCGAGGAGGTGGGGGTGCGCCCCGCCTCCATCCTGGCCATGACGTTCACCAACAAGGCCGCGGGCGAGATGGCCGAGCGCGTGCAGCGCATGGTCCACGTGCCCGCCGAGCAGCTCTGGGTGAGCACCTTCCACAGCTTCTGCACCCGCATCCTCCGCCGCGAGGGGGACCGCACGCCCGTGGGCCGCGACTTCGTGATCTTCGACCCCTCCGACCAGCGGAGCCTCGTCAAGCAGGTGCTGGCGGACCTGAAGCTCCCCGAGAAGCAGTTCCACCCCAAGAAGGTCCTGGAGGTGATCTCCGACTTCAAGAACCGGTGCCTGCTCCCCGAGGAGGCCATGGACGAGGCGATGGACCCGTGGACCCGGAAGGTGCTGGAGGCCTACCGGGGCTACCAGAACGGCCTGAAGAGCCACAAGGCCTGCGATTTCGACGATCTCCTGCTGCACACGGAACGGTTCCTGCGGGACCCGGCCGTCCAGACGATTTATGCCGAGCGGTTCCGCTACATCCTGGTGGACGAGTACCAGGACACGAACAGGGCCCAGTACCTGATGGTCCAGCACCTGGCGAGGCAGCACCGGAACCTCTGCGTCGTCGGGGACGAAGACCAGAGCATCTATAAATGGCGCGGGGCCGACATCAAGAACATCCTCGATTTCCAGGCCGACTTCCCCAACGCCGTGCAGATCAAGCTGGAGCAGAACTACCGGTCCACCCAGCTGATCCTGGACGCCGCCAGCACCGTCATCGCCAACAACACCCAGCGCCTGGGCAAGACCCTCTGGACGGACCTGGGCCTGGGGGAGCGCATCACCTTCAAGCTCCTGGACGAGGGGCGGCTGGAGGCCGAGTACGTGGTGGACCGCATCCGGCAGGAGCGCCACCGCTTCCCCAACGCCCGCATGGCGGTGCTCTACCGCGCCAACTGGCAGTCCCGGCAGCTGGAGGAGGCCCTGCGGGCCCAGAACATGCCTTACAAGCTCGTGGGCGGCGTGAAGTTCTACGAGCGCCAGGAGGTCAAGGACCTGCTGGCCTACCTGCGGCTGGTCTGCAATCCCTTCGACCTCGTGAGCTTCCGGCGCTCGGTGAATTCCCCCACCCGGGGCGTGGGCGCCACGACCCTGGCCCGCATCGAGGCCGCCATTCCCGACGGCGGCACCGCGCTCCAGGCCACCGTGGCCCTCCTGCGCTCCGGGGAGCTCAAGGGCCGCGCCCAGCGGGAGCTGGGGCGGTACGTGGACCTCTTCCGGCGGGCCGCGGACGAGGCGAATTCCCTGAGCCTCTCGGGCCTCGTGCGCTGGGTCCTGGTGGAATCAGGCTACGTGCAGATGCTGGAGGAGGAGGCCACCCTGGAGGCCGAGACCCGCCTGCGCAACCTGGAGGAATTCGTCTCCGCCGCGGCCGAGGCCGAGACCCTGGGGCTGCGCCTGGCGGAGTTCCTGGACCGGGTGACCCTGGCGTCGGATTCCGACGAGCTGGAGGAGGCCTCGCTGCTGTCCCTCATGACCATCCACTGCGCCAAGGGGCTGGAATTCCCGGTCGTGTTCCTCGTGGGCCTCGAGGAGGACGTCTTTCCCAACCGCAACGCCCGCGAGGCCGAGGACGGCCTGGAGGAGGAGCGCCGGCTCTTCTACGTGGCCATCACCCGCGCCCAGACCAAGCTCTACCTCACCGCCGCGCGCCGGCGCCGGGCCATGGGCCAGGAGATGCTGGGCATGCCCAGCCGCTTCCTGCGCGAACTGCCCGAGGAGGGCCTGGAGACGCCCATCCGGTGGGGCACGGAGCTGTACCGGTCCGGCCAGGGCAACTTCCCGTCCCAGCGCCCCGCCTCGGGCGGCGGCAGCAGCGTGGCCTCGGAGCTGGGGCGCATCCGCAGCTTCTTCAGCCAGGCGCGTCTTCCGGAGCCGCCCGCGCCGGAGGCCGAAGACGGGGCCCCGCCCGAGGAGCCGCCCCACCCTCCCGCGGGGAGCTGGCCCAAGGGCACCCGGGTGCTGAGCCCCCGGTTCGGCCGGGGGGTCATCACCGCAGCCTCGGGCAGCGGCGACATGCTGACCTACACCATCCGGTTCCAGGAGGGCGAGAAGCGCATCGTCGCGCGGTTCGGGATGCTGGAAAGGGAGCCGTAGATGTTCAAGCCGCTGATTCTTGCGGTCCTGGCGACCTTCGCCCTCATGGGGCAGGACACCGTCGTGGTGCTGATCCACCATGCCGAAAAGGGCGCCAGGTCCTCCAACGCGCACCTGTCCTCCCGGGGGCTCCGCCGCGCCGGGGACCTGGTGGACGAACTCGCCGCCTTCAAGCCCGCGGCGATCTTCGCCACGGAGGTTTGGCGCACCCAGCAGACCGTGGCGCCCCTTGCCGACAGGCTCGGGCTCAAGGCGGAGATCCGCGCCCGGGGCGAGGAGGCCGCGGTGGGCCAGGAGGTCCTGGAGAACTGGAAGGGCCGGACCGTGGTCATCTGCGGCCATTCCGATACCCTGGCCACCCTGGCGGGGGCCCTGGGGTTCCGTGGCTTCTTCCCCGAAGTGCGGGCCTATGACCGCCTCTGGGTCCTCACCGTTCCAGGCGGGCCCGGTCCGGTGACCCTCGAGGAGCGCACGCAGAAGTCGGTCGCACGGCCCTGGTCCCGTGGGTTATAGTTGGACGGATTCCCTTCCCCGTCCACTTCCAGAGGACCTTCGCGTGCCCGACCTCCTTCCGGCGTCCGTGTCTTCCCCCTTCGCTGGGCGACGGGTCATGGTCGTGGAGGACAGCGCCACCCAGCGGGTCCACCTGGCCGGCCTGATCCGGGAGCTCGGGGGAGCCGCCCCCCTCGAGGCCGCCAACGGGCTGGAGGCCCTGGCCCAGCTGGAGCGGGAGCCGCTCATCGACCTGATCCTCACCGACCTGGAGATGCCGGTCATGGACGGCGTGGCCTTCATCGGGGAAATGGCCTCCCGGGGCTACCGTCCCGAGCTGGTCATCGTCAGCTCCCAGGAGCAGAACATCCTGCGCTCCGTCCGCCTCATGGCCGTGACCTTCGGCCTGTCGGTGGCGGGCTTCGTGCAGAAGCCCGTCTTCCGCGAGGACCTGCTGAAGGTCCTTTCGGGCCCGCCCTTCCTGGGCCGGTCCGCGCCGGTGCCGGCCGTCCAGGGCGCCATCGGCCTGGACGAGATCCGCAAGGGACTCCGGGACGGCGAATTCCTCTGCTTCTTCCAGCCCCAGCTGACCTTCCAGGGAGCGCACCTGAAGGGCGTGGAGGCGCTCCTCCGGTGGCGCCACCCGCAGTCCGGGCTGCTGGGCCCAGGCGCCTTCCTGACCCAGGCGGAGACGGACACGGAGCTCATGTCCGGGCTCACCCTCCACGTGCTTGAATTCGTGGCGAGGCAATGGCAGGGATGGAACGCCCGCGGCCTCAAGCTGGAAGTCGCCGTGAACCTTTCCGCCCAGTCCCTGAGCGAGCCCGCCTTCGCGGACCGCCTCATGGAGAAGGTTTCGGACCTGGACATGCCACCCAGGTTCCTGGTCTTCGAGATGACCGAATCGGCCTCGGTTTCGAACCTGGGCCACACCCTCGCCAACCTGAACCGCCTGCGCATGCGAGGCTTCGGCCTGAGCATCGACGACTTCGGCACCGGCTTCGCCACCTTCGAGCAGCTCGAGCGGATTCCCTTCACCGAGCTCAAGATCGACCAGTCCATCACCCGCGGCCTCCCCGGCTCCGAGCGCCACACCATCCTCGCGAGGAACATGCTCCAGATGGCCAAGGACCTGCACCTCACCTCGGTGGCCGAGGGCATCGAGACCCAGGAGACGTGGGACGCGCTCAAGGCCCTGGGCTGCGACCGGGGCCAGGGCTACTTCCTGGGCCGGCCCATGCCGGGGGCGCAGCTCAAGGACTGGGTCCTGGCGGGTAGGTCCCACCTGAAGTAGCCTTCAGGACAGGCCGGTGATGTTCCCGTCCTCGTCGATGTCGATGAGTTCGGCCGCGGGGACCTTGGGGAGGCCGGGCATCGTCATGATGTCCCCGGTCAGGACCACCACGAAGCCCGCGCCCGCCGACACCCGCACGTCCCGCACGGCGAGGGTGAAGCCCTCGGGCCGGCCCCGGAGCAGAGGGTCCGTGGAGAAGGAGTACTGGGTCTTGGCCAGGCACACCGGGAGGTGGCCGAAACCCGCGGCCTCCAGGTCGGCGAAGGCCTTCTGGACCTTGGCGTCGCCCTTGATGTCCTTGGCGCCGTAGATCCGGCGGGCCACGGCGCGGACCTTCTCCCAGAGGGGGAGCTCCGCGGGGTAGGTGAAGGCCAGGGCGGGGCGGGGCCCTCGGGTGAGGGCCAGGACCTCCCCGGCCAGGTCCACCGCGCCTTCGCCGCCCCGGGCCCAGTGGTCGGCGCGCACGGCCTTCACGCCCAGTGCGGCGCAGGCCTCCTCGATGGCCCCGGTCTCCTCGGGGGTGTCGGCGGTGAAGTGGTTGATGGCCACCACCACGGGCAGGCCCCAGGCCTGGATGTTCTCGAGGTGCTTGACGAGGTTGGGCAGACCCCGGCGCACGGCCCCCGCGTCGGGGCGCGCCAGGTCGGCCTTGGCCACGCCGCCGTGCATCTTGAGGGCGCGCACCGTGGCCACCAGCACCACGACGTCGGGCACCAGGCCCGACTGCCGGCACATGATGTCCAGGAACTTCTCGGCGCCCAGGTCCGCGCCGAAGCCCGCCTCGGTGACGACGAAATCCGCCAGGCCCATGGCCATCCGGGTGGCGATGAGGCTGTTGCAGCCGTGGGCGATGTTGGCGAAGGGGCCTCCGTGCACCAGGGCGGGGTTGTTCTCCAGGGTCTGGACGAGGTTGGGCTTGACGGCGTCCTTGAGGAGGGCGGCCATGGCGCCGTGGACCTTCAGCTGGGAGGCCAGCACGGGCTTGCGGTCCCTGGTGTAGGCCACGATCATGCGGCCCAGGCGCTCCTTGACCTCGTGAAGGGACTCGGAGAGGCAGAACACCGCCATGACCTCGGAGGCCACGGTGATGTCGTAGCCGGTCTCCCGCGGGGCGCCGTTGGCCGTGCCCCCGAGGCCCACCACGATCTGGCGGAGGGCCCGGTCGTTCATGTCCACCACCCGCCGCCACACGACCCGCCCGGGGTCGATGTCCAGGGCGTTGCCGGAGACGAGGTGGTTGTCGATGACGGCCGAGAGCAGGTTGTGGGCCACGCCGATGGCGTGGAAGTCCCCCGTGAAGTGCAGGTTGATGTCCTCCATGGGCACCACCTGAGCGTAGCCGCCCCCGGCGGCGCCGCCCTTGATGCCGAAGCAGGGGCCCAGGGAGGGCTCGCGGATGCAGAGCATCGCCTTCTTCCCCAGGCGGGCCAGGGCGTCGGTGAGGCCGATGGTGGTGGTGGTCTTCCCCTCGCCCGCGGGGGTGGGGGTGATGGCGGTGACCAGGACCAGCCTGCCCTGGGGGCCGCCACGGAGGCGCCGGTAGAGGTCCAGGGAGATCTTCGCCTTGGTGCGGCCGTGGGGCTCCAGGTCGGGTTCGGGAATGCCGAGCTTCGCGGCGATCTCCCCGATGGGCAGCATGGCGGCGTGGCGGGCGATGTCGATGTCGGCGGGGACGGGGCTGTGCATAAAAAAATTACCTCGATTGAAAAAATTTTATCATGCCCGCGCCTTCCGTCTCCAGGCCTTGGCCTCCTCCCTGGCGAGGCGGGCCAGGGCGCCGGCCTCTCCGCCGCCGTAGGCCACGGCGTCGGCCTCCCGCGCCAGGGCCTCCAGGTGGGCCGAGCGATCGGGGCGCTGCGCTCCCAGGCGCGAGAGCCAGACCCGGGCCGTCTCGCCCGGGGCCGGGAGCCGTTCCCGGCCCGCCGCGCGCAGCAGGGGCCCAAGCTGGGGGAGCCGGCCGGGGCTTCCGGGTCCGCCCGGGGCCCGGGGCAGCAGGGCCCGCGCCGCCCAGGCCAGGGCCGCCAGGGCGGCCACCGCGGCGGTGAAGGCGAGCCCGGCGCGCAGGGGTTCCCGCAGCCTGTCCGGTGCCATGCCGCCCACCTTGGCCTGGAGCCATTCGAGGCCGGCCACCTGATCCTCGTCCGAGAACCGCACCACGTTGCGGTCCCAGGCGAAACGCGCGGAGTCCGCCAGGCGCGCCATGGCCGACATGAACGAACCCGAGCCCAGGGCCGAAGGCGGCGCGGCCGGGGTGGGATCCTCGGTCCTCCAGGCCCGCAGGTCCGGATCGTAGTACTCCACCCAGCTGTGGGCCTCGTTCCGGGTCACGAGGTAGTAGCCGCCCCCCCCGATCCAGGTCCCCAGCCGGTAGCCGTTGACCACCCGCGCCGGGACCCCGCGGCGGCGGAGCATCACGGCCAGCGCGGAGGCGAAGTACTCGCAGTGCCCGGCCCGGGTGCGCTCCAGGAAGTCCGCCAGGGGGTTGGCGGCCCCGCCCGAGGGGTTGTCCAGGGTGTAGCGGAAGGTGCGCAGGGCGCTGGAGAGCCGCGCCGCCAGCTCGCGCGGGGGGAGGTCTCCCGGGGCCGTGGCCAGGCTCCACCGCAGGGCGCTCCCGGTGTCCCCGCCCGCGCGGGTGAGGAAGTCGCGCCGGGCCCCGCCGGGGAGCCGCTCCGGCTCGCCTTCCTGGGGCACGACCGAGAGCTTGAGGGGCAGGATGCGGCGCATGGGGAACCACCACCGCACCGAGGCGCCCGGCCCGGCCCGGAGGCGCTCCCCTTCGGGCGGGAACAGGATGGTGCGGCCGTAGGGGAGGGGGATGACGGGCAGCGGGCTGGGGCTGATGAACGCCTCGGCGGAGAGGGCCGCCCCGCCATGCCCGGCCTCGTTCCACAGGGCCGAGGGATTGCGGGGCGTGGCCTCGGAGACCTCCCACCGCTGCCCGTCCAGCTCCTCCAGGACCACGGCCCGCAGGAGCGCGAAGGCCCGTTCGAAGCCGGGCTGCCCCGGACCGGGGACGATTCGCAGGGCCACCTCGCCCCCGCCCTGGATGGGCCCCCCGCCCGCGAGGTCCAGGACGTCGCTGAGCCCGGCGCGTCCCCCCGCGAGCCCATGGACGCCCAGGGGCAGGCCCCGCACGCCCATGCGCAGCCGCGGCAGCACCACGAAGAACCCGGCCGCCATGACGACGACCGCCGCCAGCCAGGCAGGAGCCTTTCGGAAGGGCGCCGGGTGGACGGGTCCGTGGCGCAGGAGGGCGGACTTCTCCCAGTTGAGCTGCATGAGGAACAGCGCGCTGCCCGAGACCCACACCAGGGCCCACACCAGGAAATCCAGCTCGGAGGTGGAGACGGCGGTGGTGAGGAACACGAGGAAGCCCATGAGCAGGAGCTGGCGCCGCTGCGCATCCTCCCGGGGCAGGCACAGCCGTACGCCGCAGAGGGCGAAGAGGGTGTTCACGACGGTGGGCAGCACCCCGGTGCGCGCCGCCACGTGGACGAGGAACACGGCCAGGGCAGCGATCTCCAGCAGGCGCCGGAAGCGGTACAGGGAGCCGCCGCGCCATTCCACGAGGGCCGCTCCCGCCAGGGGCACGGCCATGGCGGTGATCTCCGCGGGGCTGTAGGCGCCGGTGCTGGCGACGGCCCCCCAGGCCATCCATGGGGGGAGGTGGTCCAGCCAGCTCCCCGTCTTCACCCGGGCACCCAGCTGCCCAGGATCGCGGGCCGGGAGGCCCCCGTGACCTCGGCGAGGTTCCCCGGGACGCCCGCGGCGCTGGCGGCGCCCAGAAGGGCCCAGCTCACCGCCTCCCTGGCGCCGGAGGGGAACTGCAGGTCGTCCTGGATGCGGAAGCCCGGAAGCCGTCCGGCGAGTTCCCGGCGCACGCGGCCGTGGAGGGCGCCGCCCCCGGACAGCAGGATCGGGGTGCCCGCGGGCATGGGGGGCGCCCAGGCCCGCAACTCCCGGGCGCAGGCCTCGGCGGTGAAGGCCGCCAGGGTGCCCATGCGGGAAGGGAGGGGGAGGTGCTCCAGGGAGCGCCGCTCCGAGTCCAGCCAGGCCGCGCCGAAGACCTCGCGCCCCGTGGACTTGGGCGGGGGGATGCGGAAGTGGGGATGGGCCAGCCAGGCTTCCAGGAGCGAGTCCTCCACGAAGCCCGAGGCCGAGGCCCCGGCGGGGTCGTAGGGCTTCCCGAGCCAGAGCGTGGCCGCCAGGTCCAGGAGCGTCATGGCGGGCCCCAGGTCCCAGGCCCGCACCTTCGCGCCGTCCCACACCGTGGCGTTGGCGATGCCGCCCAGGTTGAGCGCGATCCAGGGTTCCCTGCGCCCGTGGAGCCAGAGCTCGGTGAGGGGCACCAGGGGCGCTCCCTGGCCGCCCAGGGCCATGTCCCGCCGGCGCAGGTCCCAGACGACCGGACACTGGAGCTTCTCCGCCAGCACGTAGGGATCCGCCAGCTGGAGGGTCGCCCCGCGCACCGGGTGGTGCTGCACCGTCTGGCCGTGGAGCGAGGCCAGGTGGGGCTTCACGCCCAGGGACCGGGACAGCTGGAAGGCCGCGCGCGCGTGATGGTCGCCCAGGTCCCGCTGGAGGATGCAGAGCGCGCCCGGCCTGAGATTGTCGTTGGCGGCGGCCATGACGGTCTCCCGCAGGGCGGGCGGGTAGGGCTCGTGCAGGTGCCCCACGAGGTCGAGGAAGGGGCTGCCGTCCTTGAATCCGGCCGGGTCCACCCGCGCCACCACCGCGTCCACGCCGTCCGCGCTGGTGCCGGACATGAGGCCGAGGACCATCCAGGGGCCCGGCGGGAGGGAGGAGGCGCTGATCATCTCCCGGACAGTATGCCAGTGGAGTTAAGCTGTAGGGCGAGAGGTACGCCATGCAGACGCTCATGCTCACGGAACAGGCCGCCTTCCTTCGCAGGAGGGACGAATCGTCCGGCGGGGGGGGGATGGGCTGTTTCGTAATGCTCCTGGTCATCGGCATCGTCGTGTGGCTCGTGATGCGCGGCCGGCGCGACCGCCAGGAGCAGCTGGGCGCGGCGCACCGCCCCATGGGCTCCGGGCCCGTGGAGGGCTTCACCTTCGCCAATCCCTACCCCAAGTGCCCCACCTGCGGCGCCGCGGGCGACAAGATGAAGCAGCATTACGACGGCCTGCGCAAGGTGACCTGGACCTGCGGCTACTGCGGAGGCACCGCCGGCGTGCAGGAGCTCAAGGACGAGGAGCTGCCCCCCGGCGCCCGCCAGCGGCTGGGCCTGGACGCGCCCCAGGGCCTGGCGCCGGGCCAGCCGGGCTACTACCCCAACCAGGGCGGCGGCGGCATGGGCGGCCTGCTCACCGGGATGATGATCGGCAGCATGATGGGCGGCGGCCACCACGACCGCGACCGGGACGGCTGGAGCGGGGACGGCGGCTCCTCCTCGGGCGGCGACTGGGGCGATTCGGGGGGTTCCTCCTCCTCGGGGGGCGACTGGGGCGACTCGGGCGGCTCCTCGGATTCCGGCGGCGACTGGGGCGATTCGGGCGGCGGGGACTCCGGCGGGAGCGACTTCTGAACCCATAGCAAGGGTTCGTACGGGCAGGCGTCTGCGAAGGCGCTCGTCCCCGGTTTGTACGAAATCTCAACAACCCCGCAGCTCTGCCTGTAAAATGTATTATGTGGATTTAATGGAGTTGCGGTGTTCGGAATCCTTTCAAGGTACAAGGTCGGGTTCTGGGC from Geothrix sp. 21YS21S-2 includes these protein-coding regions:
- a CDS encoding ATP-dependent helicase; this translates as MPEYPPDHPLLRNLNDPQKEAVTHVDGPLLILAGAGSGKTTVITRRIAWLIEEVGVRPASILAMTFTNKAAGEMAERVQRMVHVPAEQLWVSTFHSFCTRILRREGDRTPVGRDFVIFDPSDQRSLVKQVLADLKLPEKQFHPKKVLEVISDFKNRCLLPEEAMDEAMDPWTRKVLEAYRGYQNGLKSHKACDFDDLLLHTERFLRDPAVQTIYAERFRYILVDEYQDTNRAQYLMVQHLARQHRNLCVVGDEDQSIYKWRGADIKNILDFQADFPNAVQIKLEQNYRSTQLILDAASTVIANNTQRLGKTLWTDLGLGERITFKLLDEGRLEAEYVVDRIRQERHRFPNARMAVLYRANWQSRQLEEALRAQNMPYKLVGGVKFYERQEVKDLLAYLRLVCNPFDLVSFRRSVNSPTRGVGATTLARIEAAIPDGGTALQATVALLRSGELKGRAQRELGRYVDLFRRAADEANSLSLSGLVRWVLVESGYVQMLEEEATLEAETRLRNLEEFVSAAAEAETLGLRLAEFLDRVTLASDSDELEEASLLSLMTIHCAKGLEFPVVFLVGLEEDVFPNRNAREAEDGLEEERRLFYVAITRAQTKLYLTAARRRRAMGQEMLGMPSRFLRELPEEGLETPIRWGTELYRSGQGNFPSQRPASGGGSSVASELGRIRSFFSQARLPEPPAPEAEDGAPPEEPPHPPAGSWPKGTRVLSPRFGRGVITAASGSGDMLTYTIRFQEGEKRIVARFGMLEREP
- a CDS encoding histidine phosphatase family protein, which codes for MFKPLILAVLATFALMGQDTVVVLIHHAEKGARSSNAHLSSRGLRRAGDLVDELAAFKPAAIFATEVWRTQQTVAPLADRLGLKAEIRARGEEAAVGQEVLENWKGRTVVICGHSDTLATLAGALGFRGFFPEVRAYDRLWVLTVPGGPGPVTLEERTQKSVARPWSRGL
- a CDS encoding EAL domain-containing protein; protein product: MPDLLPASVSSPFAGRRVMVVEDSATQRVHLAGLIRELGGAAPLEAANGLEALAQLEREPLIDLILTDLEMPVMDGVAFIGEMASRGYRPELVIVSSQEQNILRSVRLMAVTFGLSVAGFVQKPVFREDLLKVLSGPPFLGRSAPVPAVQGAIGLDEIRKGLRDGEFLCFFQPQLTFQGAHLKGVEALLRWRHPQSGLLGPGAFLTQAETDTELMSGLTLHVLEFVARQWQGWNARGLKLEVAVNLSAQSLSEPAFADRLMEKVSDLDMPPRFLVFEMTESASVSNLGHTLANLNRLRMRGFGLSIDDFGTGFATFEQLERIPFTELKIDQSITRGLPGSERHTILARNMLQMAKDLHLTSVAEGIETQETWDALKALGCDRGQGYFLGRPMPGAQLKDWVLAGRSHLK
- a CDS encoding formate--tetrahydrofolate ligase, with protein sequence MHSPVPADIDIARHAAMLPIGEIAAKLGIPEPDLEPHGRTKAKISLDLYRRLRGGPQGRLVLVTAITPTPAGEGKTTTTIGLTDALARLGKKAMLCIREPSLGPCFGIKGGAAGGGYAQVVPMEDINLHFTGDFHAIGVAHNLLSAVIDNHLVSGNALDIDPGRVVWRRVVDMNDRALRQIVVGLGGTANGAPRETGYDITVASEVMAVFCLSESLHEVKERLGRMIVAYTRDRKPVLASQLKVHGAMAALLKDAVKPNLVQTLENNPALVHGGPFANIAHGCNSLIATRMAMGLADFVVTEAGFGADLGAEKFLDIMCRQSGLVPDVVVLVATVRALKMHGGVAKADLARPDAGAVRRGLPNLVKHLENIQAWGLPVVVAINHFTADTPEETGAIEEACAALGVKAVRADHWARGGEGAVDLAGEVLALTRGPRPALAFTYPAELPLWEKVRAVARRIYGAKDIKGDAKVQKAFADLEAAGFGHLPVCLAKTQYSFSTDPLLRGRPEGFTLAVRDVRVSAGAGFVVVLTGDIMTMPGLPKVPAAELIDIDEDGNITGLS
- a CDS encoding DUF3488 and transglutaminase-like domain-containing protein, with translation MKTGSWLDHLPPWMAWGAVASTGAYSPAEITAMAVPLAGAALVEWRGGSLYRFRRLLEIAALAVFLVHVAARTGVLPTVVNTLFALCGVRLCLPREDAQRRQLLLMGFLVFLTTAVSTSELDFLVWALVWVSGSALFLMQLNWEKSALLRHGPVHPAPFRKAPAWLAAVVVMAAGFFVVLPRLRMGVRGLPLGVHGLAGGRAGLSDVLDLAGGGPIQGGGEVALRIVPGPGQPGFERAFALLRAVVLEELDGQRWEVSEATPRNPSALWNEAGHGGAALSAEAFISPSPLPVIPLPYGRTILFPPEGERLRAGPGASVRWWFPMRRILPLKLSVVPQEGEPERLPGGARRDFLTRAGGDTGSALRWSLATAPGDLPPRELAARLSSALRTFRYTLDNPSGGAANPLADFLERTRAGHCEYFASALAVMLRRRGVPARVVNGYRLGTWIGGGGYYLVTRNEAHSWVEYYDPDLRAWRTEDPTPAAPPSALGSGSFMSAMARLADSARFAWDRNVVRFSDEDQVAGLEWLQAKVGGMAPDRLREPLRAGLAFTAAVAALAALAWAARALLPRAPGGPGSPGRLPQLGPLLRAAGRERLPAPGETARVWLSRLGAQRPDRSAHLEALAREADAVAYGGGEAGALARLAREEAKAWRRKARA
- a CDS encoding anhydro-N-acetylmuramic acid kinase, translated to MISASSLPPGPWMVLGLMSGTSADGVDAVVARVDPAGFKDGSPFLDLVGHLHEPYPPALRETVMAAANDNLRPGALCILQRDLGDHHARAAFQLSRSLGVKPHLASLHGQTVQHHPVRGATLQLADPYVLAEKLQCPVVWDLRRRDMALGGQGAPLVPLTELWLHGRREPWIALNLGGIANATVWDGAKVRAWDLGPAMTLLDLAATLWLGKPYDPAGASASGFVEDSLLEAWLAHPHFRIPPPKSTGREVFGAAWLDSERRSLEHLPLPSRMGTLAAFTAEACARELRAWAPPMPAGTPILLSGGGALHGRVRRELAGRLPGFRIQDDLQFPSGAREAVSWALLGAASAAGVPGNLAEVTGASRPAILGSWVPG